A part of Candidatus Brocadia sp. genomic DNA contains:
- the greA gene encoding transcription elongation factor GreA: protein MSNECSITGNKLDTNELINLINTEQYDKLEEAWLGIIESNSMDLQALFDVVDLLAKREEKKRAHDFLMMLAPHYRQKGLYQDVLEVLKKVFEYNPKEKGLAKEIAECYSNIYKDRPYAKDLVEKTGIETASDIRSAMKKLEKYFYLDRNDYVSHKSWGVGQVVSIDTEGEKVNINFEKKNNHSISMDIAPDILQKLDKDDLLAMIYARKDVLNKMIGEDPVGLIKLTLKYFKGKASVSHIKNRLISGVIPPEAWSKWWVNTKKLLKKDPYIKLTDGTPTTSFLELRTSPMTHHQEILEKLAITGDISKKVEITKKYVSIMKDTETCRETLTEITTLFVKDAATLQEKNPSLAIECLFLLEEIQGVLKEDAGKYKDTIETLIRTIENLPEFIDNINILEYRKQTLGLIKQIKPEHWQDEFISLFFLNSGNLWEFIIKELITENKQHAIEGTALKLFNQFNAYPEHYIWFCKNGMHGRYTELYKNIDPALMFNRLIELSDNIYFKIQKGRDGDLKTIITKIKNLLEDKGTDYAISILNDANAEAIFNVVSRSKGMEDWFKVSIESVIQDRYPELFEEPGLPKLDESKIYVTKEGYERKKKEFDHLMNVEFPENAHDLGEAISRGDLRENAEYKAAREKQAMLVEKAERMKAELQKVVIIDPHSIHADTASPGTKVTLRHEGKAELETYTLLGPWDVDIEKGIISYLSPIGKGLLNRTAGETITIKLPEGESTYEIIKVEKALL from the coding sequence ATGTCCAATGAGTGTTCTATTACCGGGAATAAGCTCGATACGAATGAATTGATAAACCTTATCAATACGGAACAGTATGACAAACTGGAAGAAGCATGGCTTGGAATTATTGAATCCAACAGTATGGATTTACAGGCGCTTTTCGATGTTGTTGATCTCCTTGCGAAACGGGAAGAAAAAAAACGGGCTCACGATTTCCTGATGATGTTGGCACCTCATTATCGACAAAAAGGACTCTATCAAGACGTTCTGGAGGTGCTAAAAAAAGTATTTGAATATAACCCGAAAGAAAAGGGGCTGGCAAAAGAAATCGCCGAGTGTTATTCAAACATTTATAAAGACAGACCTTATGCAAAGGACTTGGTTGAAAAAACGGGTATAGAGACAGCGTCCGACATCCGTAGTGCCATGAAAAAACTAGAAAAGTACTTTTATCTCGATCGGAACGATTATGTCTCCCATAAAAGCTGGGGGGTAGGTCAGGTAGTTTCTATCGACACAGAAGGCGAAAAGGTAAACATCAATTTTGAAAAAAAGAACAACCACAGCATTTCCATGGATATTGCCCCGGATATATTACAGAAACTGGATAAGGATGATTTACTGGCAATGATTTACGCCCGTAAAGATGTATTGAATAAAATGATTGGAGAAGACCCCGTAGGTTTAATTAAACTAACCCTGAAATATTTTAAAGGGAAAGCCTCGGTTTCTCATATAAAGAACCGGCTCATATCCGGTGTTATACCGCCCGAGGCATGGAGTAAATGGTGGGTAAATACCAAAAAGTTGCTTAAAAAAGACCCTTACATAAAACTTACCGACGGGACCCCCACCACGTCCTTCCTGGAACTTCGTACCTCACCAATGACACACCATCAAGAGATACTCGAAAAACTGGCCATCACCGGAGATATAAGCAAAAAGGTCGAAATCACCAAAAAATATGTTTCCATAATGAAAGACACTGAAACATGCAGAGAAACTTTGACTGAAATTACAACTCTTTTTGTGAAAGACGCCGCTACATTGCAGGAGAAAAACCCTTCCCTTGCCATAGAATGTCTCTTCCTCCTTGAAGAAATACAAGGCGTCCTCAAAGAGGATGCAGGAAAATATAAAGACACTATCGAAACACTTATTCGCACAATTGAAAATCTTCCGGAATTTATAGATAACATCAACATATTGGAATACAGAAAACAAACCCTCGGTTTAATCAAACAAATCAAACCAGAACATTGGCAGGATGAATTTATATCACTGTTTTTTCTGAACAGTGGCAATCTATGGGAATTCATTATCAAGGAACTTATTACTGAAAACAAGCAACATGCCATTGAAGGGACAGCCTTAAAATTATTCAATCAGTTTAACGCCTACCCGGAACACTATATCTGGTTTTGTAAAAATGGCATGCATGGACGATACACTGAACTTTATAAAAACATTGATCCAGCCCTCATGTTTAATAGGTTAATCGAGCTATCAGACAATATCTATTTTAAGATCCAGAAAGGGCGCGACGGGGATTTAAAGACCATCATCACCAAGATAAAAAATCTTTTGGAGGATAAAGGCACCGATTATGCCATAAGTATTCTGAATGATGCCAACGCAGAAGCCATTTTTAACGTCGTCTCCCGCAGCAAGGGCATGGAGGATTGGTTCAAAGTTTCTATCGAAAGTGTCATTCAGGACCGTTATCCGGAACTATTCGAAGAACCAGGTCTCCCCAAACTCGATGAAAGCAAAATCTACGTCACGAAAGAAGGTTATGAGAGGAAAAAGAAGGAATTTGACCATCTTATGAACGTGGAATTTCCAGAAAACGCACATGATCTCGGAGAAGCCATAAGCCGGGGAGATCTGCGTGAAAATGCAGAGTATAAGGCAGCACGGGAAAAGCAAGCAATGCTCGTGGAAAAGGCAGAACGCATGAAGGCTGAATTACAGAAGGTTGTTATCATTGACCCACATTCAATTCATGCGGATACAGCCTCTCCGGGTACAAAAGTTACTTTAAGGCATGAAGGAAAGGCGGAATTAGAGACGTATACCCTATTGGGACCGTGGGATGTGGATATTGAAAAAGGCATAATCTCCTACCTGTCACCCATTGGAAAAGGACTACTAAACAGAACGGCAGGTGAAACGATAACGATCAAACTCCCGGAAGGAGAGTCTACTTATGAAATCATTAAAGTTGAAAAGGCCTTATTATAA
- a CDS encoding trypsin-like serine protease encodes MEPLFQAVSTNGVGPAGSQISEVVAPADEELLDAYSKAVVSASEKVIPAVVNINVRQLSNGRQTVHPRMSQQMMGNGSGFIFTPDGFILTNSHVVHNAGQIEVALADGRRLTADMIGDDPDTDLAVIRVHAPDLAYARLGNSQSIRVGQLVIAIGNPYGFQCTVTAGVVSALGRSLRSRSGRLIDSIIQTDAALNPGNSGGPLINSHGEVIGVNTAIIQGAQGLCFAIAVDTVKFVATGLMKDGKIRRGYIGVAGQSVFLHRRLVLFHNLPIESGVLVISVENNSPAQRAGLVEGDVIIGFDDQAIESVDDLHKLLTEHWIGVKSELTIIRRSEKVVLEVVPEESKVRSDE; translated from the coding sequence GTGGAACCTCTTTTTCAAGCCGTATCAACCAATGGAGTTGGGCCAGCTGGTTCGCAGATATCTGAAGTTGTTGCCCCTGCGGATGAAGAACTTCTTGATGCATATTCGAAGGCCGTCGTTAGCGCTTCAGAGAAAGTTATCCCGGCTGTAGTAAATATTAACGTTCGTCAGTTGTCGAATGGCCGGCAAACAGTCCATCCACGGATGTCACAACAAATGATGGGCAATGGATCGGGGTTCATTTTTACCCCGGATGGTTTTATTCTCACAAACAGTCACGTTGTGCATAATGCCGGTCAAATTGAAGTGGCGCTTGCGGATGGCCGTCGTTTGACAGCAGATATGATCGGAGACGATCCCGATACGGATTTGGCGGTTATCAGAGTTCATGCCCCGGACCTGGCATATGCACGTTTAGGGAACTCTCAATCTATTCGAGTAGGCCAACTCGTAATTGCAATTGGTAACCCCTATGGCTTCCAGTGTACAGTAACCGCCGGTGTGGTAAGTGCACTCGGGCGCTCACTCAGATCACGATCGGGAAGGTTGATAGATAGTATCATCCAAACTGATGCTGCACTCAATCCGGGCAATTCAGGAGGCCCGCTCATAAATTCCCACGGAGAAGTAATTGGCGTCAATACAGCGATTATCCAGGGAGCACAAGGCCTCTGTTTCGCTATTGCGGTTGACACAGTTAAGTTCGTCGCGACAGGGCTTATGAAAGATGGGAAAATCCGTCGTGGTTATATTGGTGTAGCAGGGCAAAGCGTCTTTCTCCACCGCCGACTTGTGCTATTCCATAACTTACCGATAGAGAGCGGTGTACTGGTCATTTCCGTTGAGAACAACAGTCCTGCCCAAAGAGCTGGCTTGGTTGAAGGGGATGTAATCATAGGTTTCGACGATCAGGCGATTGAGAGCGTAGACGATCTGCACAAGCTTCTTACTGAACACTGGATCGGGGTAAAGTCGGAGCTAACCATTATTCGGCGTTCCGAGAAGGTCGTTCTTGAGGTCGTCCCGGAGGAATCTAAAGTCAGATCGGATGAATAG
- the wrbA gene encoding NAD(P)H:quinone oxidoreductase, producing MKVLIVYYSTYGNVYKMAKFVAEGVKEVKGAEPVIRTVPELIPASVIDSREDMKAGKTMQKDVPMVTKDDFKEAGAIAFGTPTRFGNVSAQLKNQVDQLTSLWLAGELEGKPAGVFVSTASLHGGQETTILTLMAPLLHLGMILVGVPYSVKELFTTQAGGSPYGPGHVAGPDSQREIDQHEAIICRALGRRLAEVGLKLQGKNNNQ from the coding sequence ATGAAAGTACTAATCGTCTACTATAGCACATACGGCAATGTATACAAGATGGCGAAGTTCGTGGCAGAAGGGGTTAAGGAGGTTAAGGGTGCGGAACCAGTTATCCGTACAGTTCCAGAATTGATACCTGCCTCTGTCATCGATTCCCGGGAGGATATGAAGGCAGGCAAGACGATGCAGAAAGACGTTCCGATGGTTACAAAAGATGACTTCAAAGAAGCAGGAGCGATAGCTTTTGGCACACCAACAAGGTTTGGAAATGTATCAGCGCAATTAAAAAACCAGGTTGACCAACTTACATCGTTGTGGCTCGCAGGTGAACTTGAAGGCAAACCTGCCGGCGTCTTTGTGTCTACGGCAAGCCTTCACGGAGGGCAGGAGACGACGATACTTACCTTGATGGCCCCTCTCTTGCACCTCGGTATGATACTCGTTGGTGTACCTTACTCGGTTAAAGAGCTTTTTACGACTCAAGCCGGAGGTTCTCCATATGGACCCGGTCATGTTGCAGGACCGGACAGCCAACGGGAAATTGACCAGCATGAGGCTATAATATGCCGCGCTTTAGGGCGCAGGCTCGCCGAAGTCGGGCTTAAACTGCAAGGAAAGAATAACAATCAATAA
- a CDS encoding pirin family protein — MTETRKIRKVLKSKPTIEGAGVHLKRAFGYSQVPMFDPFLLLDDFRSNNPEHYIKGFPWHPHRGIETITYVLRGDVEHGDSMGNKGIITSGDIQWMTAGSGIIHQEMPKGDSNGMMFGFQLWANLPKSHKMMEPRYRDVKSGQIPNVMLENGTKVRVICGKVGGKQGAVQDIIADPEYLDITVPARSEFIHPTKRGHTVFAYVIEGKGYFCKEKLPFSYEIEGVNYFDMQRDPFVGNESLVLFEDGDQMMVSTEDDAVRFLLISGKPIGEPVAWYGPIVMNTEDELRIAFEEYHNGTFVKYERV, encoded by the coding sequence ATGACTGAAACGAGAAAGATCCGCAAAGTCCTGAAAAGTAAGCCTACGATCGAAGGGGCTGGTGTCCACCTTAAACGGGCGTTTGGATATAGCCAGGTTCCGATGTTTGACCCTTTTTTACTTCTGGACGATTTCCGCTCAAACAATCCAGAGCATTATATCAAGGGTTTTCCATGGCACCCGCATCGTGGAATCGAGACAATCACCTATGTTCTTCGGGGAGATGTTGAGCATGGTGACAGCATGGGGAATAAGGGCATTATAACGTCTGGCGATATACAATGGATGACCGCGGGAAGCGGGATCATACACCAGGAAATGCCCAAAGGAGACTCAAATGGTATGATGTTTGGATTTCAACTCTGGGCCAATCTACCTAAATCTCATAAAATGATGGAGCCTCGTTATCGGGATGTGAAAAGCGGGCAAATCCCTAATGTAATGCTGGAGAACGGCACAAAAGTGCGGGTCATATGCGGTAAAGTTGGCGGCAAGCAGGGGGCCGTTCAGGACATCATCGCCGACCCGGAATACCTTGATATAACCGTTCCAGCCCGTTCAGAATTCATACACCCGACAAAGCGTGGACACACCGTTTTTGCGTACGTCATCGAAGGTAAGGGATATTTTTGCAAGGAAAAGCTCCCGTTTTCTTATGAGATCGAAGGGGTTAACTATTTCGATATGCAAAGAGACCCTTTTGTAGGCAATGAGTCTCTTGTCTTGTTTGAAGATGGCGATCAGATGATGGTCTCAACGGAAGACGATGCAGTCAGGTTCCTGCTTATATCCGGCAAGCCCATTGGTGAACCAGTCGCATGGTACGGTCCTATTGTGATGAATACGGAAGATGAACTACGGATCGCTTTTGAAGAGTACCATAATGGCACATTTGTCAAATACGAGAGAGTTTAA
- a CDS encoding isochorismatase family protein, which yields MSTPQEKVMMNPNDVVMLLIDHQSGLFNLVKDMSVSQLRNNVIALAKIATMLKIPVITTASVPEGPNGPVIPEIQQFAPHVKYVPRQGQINAWDVPMFVKAVEETKRKTVVMTGTLTSVCLAFPAICAVQAGYKVYAVVDASGNWSKMATDLTIARIMQAGVIPIDTFAVIGELQQTWNRPDALDYANLFGEHIIPNYRLLMESHKKA from the coding sequence ATGAGCACACCTCAAGAAAAAGTCATGATGAATCCCAACGATGTTGTTATGCTGTTGATTGATCACCAAAGCGGACTGTTCAACCTCGTCAAAGACATGTCTGTGTCTCAATTGCGCAACAATGTCATTGCCCTGGCCAAAATCGCCACGATGCTGAAGATTCCCGTCATTACCACTGCGTCCGTGCCGGAAGGCCCGAACGGCCCGGTGATCCCCGAAATCCAGCAATTCGCTCCCCACGTCAAATATGTCCCGCGTCAGGGTCAGATCAACGCATGGGACGTGCCTATGTTCGTTAAGGCTGTTGAAGAGACTAAACGCAAGACGGTGGTGATGACCGGTACGCTGACGAGTGTTTGCCTGGCATTTCCGGCTATATGCGCAGTCCAGGCCGGTTACAAGGTGTATGCCGTTGTGGATGCTTCGGGCAACTGGAGCAAGATGGCAACCGATTTAACTATCGCCCGTATTATGCAGGCCGGTGTGATTCCTATCGATACGTTTGCGGTTATCGGAGAACTCCAACAGACCTGGAATCGCCCCGATGCGTTGGACTACGCCAACCTCTTTGGCGAACATATTATACCGAATTATCGGTTGTTGATGGAAAGCCACAAAAAGGCTTAA
- a CDS encoding M48 family peptidase, translating into MNAYLVLILCLYILKEGSEYWVQYLNLKHMRKVGATVPPEFEGKIDESVLKKTIDYETEKTRFSFISSIFSNIVILLFFFGGLLNIYTSWIASQNLSFIMSGWLFFLLLAYGSEFLSIPFSLYHTFKIENKYGFNTMAPRLWISDFIKALLISTIMMSLVTFAGFLLIQWSPNYWWFWVWGFLFIFSIFILYVSPYVIEPLFNKFTPIEDESLKEKVMQLAARAGIHASRILRIDASKRSKHTNAYFTGIGKTKRIVLYDTLLASMNHDEILAVLSHEIGHWKKRHMLKMIIAFEIFSLIALYLSFKVIQSDALLTLFHIRTNTLYAKFIILAFLADILSLFLTPCVSYFMRMHERQADRVSYELTKDPESMVSALVKLSKENLTNLYPHPLYVTLYYSHPPILERIRYLKGFS; encoded by the coding sequence CTGAACGCATATCTTGTTCTCATCCTTTGCCTTTACATCCTCAAAGAGGGCTCTGAATACTGGGTTCAGTACCTCAATCTCAAACACATGAGAAAGGTTGGTGCAACTGTCCCTCCTGAATTTGAGGGAAAGATAGACGAATCGGTATTGAAAAAGACAATTGACTATGAAACAGAAAAAACCCGTTTCAGCTTTATCTCGTCGATATTCAGTAATATCGTCATTCTGCTATTCTTCTTTGGTGGGCTGCTGAATATCTATACTTCATGGATTGCATCACAGAACCTGTCATTTATCATGTCGGGATGGTTGTTCTTCTTGCTTTTAGCCTATGGTTCCGAATTCCTATCCATACCTTTCAGCCTTTACCATACCTTTAAGATAGAAAATAAATACGGATTCAACACCATGGCCCCACGACTGTGGATATCCGATTTCATAAAAGCACTCCTGATTTCAACAATCATGATGTCGCTGGTGACATTTGCAGGGTTCTTGCTCATTCAGTGGAGCCCCAATTACTGGTGGTTCTGGGTATGGGGCTTTCTCTTTATTTTCAGTATCTTTATTCTGTACGTATCGCCGTATGTCATTGAACCTCTCTTTAATAAATTCACCCCAATTGAAGATGAATCACTGAAAGAAAAGGTTATGCAATTAGCCGCCAGGGCCGGTATTCATGCAAGCAGGATTCTCAGGATAGATGCATCAAAGAGAAGTAAACACACCAACGCCTATTTTACCGGTATTGGAAAAACAAAGAGGATCGTCCTCTACGACACCTTGCTTGCGAGCATGAACCACGATGAAATCCTCGCTGTGCTGTCGCATGAGATAGGACACTGGAAGAAAAGGCATATGCTGAAAATGATCATCGCCTTTGAAATATTTTCACTCATAGCCCTTTATCTCTCATTCAAGGTTATCCAAAGCGACGCCCTTTTAACGCTCTTTCACATCCGCACAAATACCCTTTATGCAAAATTTATAATCCTTGCTTTCCTTGCTGATATTCTGTCATTATTTTTAACACCCTGTGTAAGTTATTTCATGAGAATGCATGAAAGGCAGGCAGACAGGGTTTCGTATGAACTCACAAAAGATCCGGAAAGCATGGTAAGTGCCCTCGTAAAACTTTCAAAGGAAAATCTCACCAATCTTTATCCCCACCCCCTTTATGTTACCTTGTACTATTCACACCCTCCTATTCTGGAGAGAATCCGATATCTCAAAGGATTCTCCTAA